A region of Rhizobium grahamii DNA encodes the following proteins:
- the lpxD gene encoding UDP-3-O-(3-hydroxymyristoyl)glucosamine N-acyltransferase — protein MEQTCFFLPHDGVKLSELAQYLGAELADPTNANIVIHSVAPVSRAKEGDVCYVISKKSKDELSSCRASAVICSAGLQSIVPSHIAVLVSKNAHAAFAMAGGFLYPTALQPLPTLSQSAGISDRAAIDPTAKLEKNVAVEPFAVIGADAEIGEGTRIGAGAVIGPGVKIGRSCSIAAGSSVLCALVGNGVIIHNGARIGQDGFGYAPGQRGMIKIVQIGRVIIQDHVEIGANTTIDRGTMDDTVIGEGTKIDNQVQIGHNVRIGRHCAIVSQVGIAGSTVLGDGVQVGGQAGLNGHITIGAGVQIAAKSGVVADIPAGERYGGLPARPINDFLREVATVMTRAAGAKKPGEKND, from the coding sequence ATGGAGCAAACCTGTTTTTTTCTGCCCCATGATGGCGTGAAGCTTTCGGAGCTGGCGCAGTATCTTGGGGCGGAACTTGCTGATCCCACAAACGCAAACATCGTTATCCACTCCGTCGCTCCGGTGAGCCGGGCGAAGGAGGGAGACGTTTGCTATGTCATTTCCAAGAAGAGCAAGGATGAACTCTCATCCTGCCGGGCCTCCGCTGTAATCTGCAGCGCAGGCCTGCAATCGATCGTGCCCTCTCATATTGCCGTTCTGGTCTCGAAAAACGCCCACGCGGCGTTTGCGATGGCCGGCGGTTTTCTGTACCCGACGGCGCTGCAGCCCTTGCCGACACTTTCTCAATCGGCTGGCATTTCCGATCGCGCCGCGATCGATCCGACTGCCAAGCTCGAAAAGAATGTCGCGGTCGAGCCGTTTGCCGTGATTGGGGCGGATGCTGAGATCGGCGAAGGCACGAGAATCGGCGCCGGCGCCGTCATCGGGCCCGGCGTGAAGATCGGTCGCAGTTGCTCGATTGCCGCCGGGAGCAGCGTGCTCTGTGCGCTCGTCGGAAACGGCGTGATCATTCACAATGGTGCCCGGATCGGCCAGGATGGCTTCGGCTATGCCCCCGGACAGAGAGGAATGATCAAGATCGTCCAGATCGGCCGTGTCATTATTCAGGATCACGTTGAGATCGGCGCAAACACGACGATCGATCGTGGCACGATGGATGATACGGTCATCGGCGAAGGCACGAAGATCGACAATCAGGTACAGATCGGCCACAACGTTCGTATTGGCCGTCACTGCGCGATTGTGTCTCAGGTTGGCATCGCCGGCAGCACCGTTCTGGGCGACGGCGTGCAAGTCGGCGGCCAGGCAGGTCTCAACGGCCACATCACGATCGGCGCCGGCGTCCAGATCGCCGCCAAGAGCGGTGTCGTGGCCGATATTCCAGCGGGCGAGCGTTATGGCGGGTTGCCAGCGCGCCCGATCAACGATTTTCTGCGTGAGGTCGCAACAGTTATGACGCGTGCGGCCGGCGCCAAGAAACCGGGAGAAAAGAATGACTGA
- the fabZ gene encoding 3-hydroxyacyl-ACP dehydratase FabZ produces MTEQVTKQLSSADIMEIMKLLPHRYPFLLVDKIIEIDGDDSAIGIKNVTASEPHFTGHFPESPIMPGVLLVEGMAQTAGAICAKKEGEGGNLVYFMTIDNARFRKPVVPGDRVEYHVKKQKQRGNIWKFHCDAKVDGALVAEADIGAMIVRKEKA; encoded by the coding sequence ATGACTGAGCAAGTCACGAAGCAGCTTTCTTCGGCAGACATCATGGAAATCATGAAGCTGCTGCCGCATCGTTATCCGTTCTTGCTGGTCGATAAGATCATCGAGATCGACGGTGACGATTCCGCCATCGGCATCAAGAACGTCACCGCAAGCGAGCCGCATTTCACCGGGCACTTTCCGGAGTCGCCGATCATGCCTGGCGTTCTCCTGGTCGAAGGCATGGCCCAGACGGCCGGCGCGATCTGTGCGAAAAAGGAAGGCGAAGGCGGCAATCTCGTCTACTTCATGACGATCGACAATGCGCGTTTTAGAAAGCCCGTAGTGCCCGGCGACCGCGTCGAGTATCATGTGAAGAAGCAGAAGCAGCGCGGCAACATCTGGAAGTTCCACTGCGACGCAAAGGTGGATGGCGCACTCGTTGCCGAGGCCGATATCGGCGCAATGATCGTCCGCAAGGAAAAAGCATGA
- the lpxA gene encoding acyl-ACP--UDP-N-acetylglucosamine O-acyltransferase, which translates to MSMIATSASIHPMAVVEDGAVIGENVKIGPFCHVGPHVVLGDNVELLAHAVVTGRTTIGKGTRIFPMAVIGGDPQSVHHGGEETTLSVGDNCTIREGVTMNTGTADFGGKTIVGNNNLFLANSHVAHDCRVGNHVIMSNNVMLAGHVVIEDRVILGGGSAVHQFTRVGRQAFVGGLSAVSYDVIPYGMLNGNPGLLGGLNVVGMTRAGVDRATIHVVRRAYKAIFEGGGSARDNAAAIREEYADCEQVMHILDFIAAESDRALSSPTRGAKG; encoded by the coding sequence ATGAGCATGATCGCAACCAGCGCCAGCATCCACCCGATGGCGGTCGTCGAAGATGGCGCGGTTATCGGCGAGAATGTCAAGATTGGTCCTTTTTGCCACGTCGGGCCGCATGTCGTGCTCGGCGACAATGTTGAACTGCTGGCGCACGCGGTCGTGACCGGGCGCACGACGATCGGCAAGGGAACGCGCATCTTCCCGATGGCTGTGATCGGCGGCGATCCGCAGAGTGTCCATCACGGAGGCGAGGAAACCACGCTTTCGGTCGGTGATAATTGCACCATCCGCGAAGGCGTCACCATGAATACCGGCACGGCCGATTTCGGTGGCAAGACGATTGTCGGAAACAACAATCTTTTCCTTGCGAATTCGCACGTGGCCCACGATTGCCGTGTCGGCAATCACGTCATCATGTCGAACAACGTGATGCTGGCTGGACATGTCGTTATCGAGGATCGCGTGATCCTGGGTGGCGGTTCGGCTGTTCATCAGTTCACACGTGTTGGCCGTCAGGCGTTCGTCGGCGGCCTCTCTGCCGTAAGCTATGACGTCATCCCTTATGGGATGCTCAACGGAAATCCGGGTCTGCTTGGCGGCCTCAATGTCGTTGGCATGACGCGTGCCGGCGTTGACCGTGCGACGATCCACGTCGTCCGCCGCGCCTACAAGGCGATCTTCGAAGGCGGCGGATCTGCGCGTGACAATGCAGCGGCCATCCGCGAGGAATATGCTGACTGCGAACAGGTCATGCATATCCTAGACTTTATTGCGGCTGAGAGTGATCGCGCTCTTTCCTCACCGACCCGAGGCGCGAAGGGGTGA
- a CDS encoding LpxI family protein → MSPAGDATKGRLAIIAGSGLLPSYVADAARLAGENPFIIALKNEADRSWQDFDHAMIGVGDFAALARLLDTNAVDRVVMSGGVKRRPDWREVRPTWKTLAKIPGVIRTLLSGGDDTVLRMVIELIEVNGRRVVGAQEIAPDLLATVGPLGSVVPNADDLRDIAKAGEAADALGRLDVGQGAVAVGGRIVALEGVEGTDSMLERVAGLRAAGRISARRKGVLVKLCKPQQDIRADLPSMGISTVENASRAGLAGVAVEAGRALVLERDAVIKAANDAGLFVCGIDRGLPSWGLE, encoded by the coding sequence TTGTCTCCGGCCGGTGACGCAACGAAAGGGCGGCTCGCGATTATCGCGGGCAGCGGCCTTCTTCCGTCCTATGTTGCCGACGCCGCGCGTCTTGCTGGCGAAAATCCATTTATCATCGCGCTGAAGAACGAGGCCGACCGTTCCTGGCAGGACTTTGACCATGCGATGATCGGCGTCGGTGACTTTGCCGCGCTGGCCCGTCTCCTGGACACGAACGCTGTCGACCGCGTGGTGATGTCCGGCGGGGTGAAGCGTCGTCCTGATTGGCGCGAGGTTCGTCCGACCTGGAAAACGCTGGCGAAAATTCCCGGAGTAATTCGGACGCTTCTGTCGGGCGGCGACGATACGGTTCTTCGTATGGTGATCGAGCTGATCGAAGTGAACGGCCGCCGTGTCGTCGGCGCGCAGGAGATAGCGCCGGATTTGCTGGCGACGGTCGGGCCCTTGGGTTCGGTCGTGCCGAATGCGGATGATCTCAGAGACATTGCCAAGGCGGGAGAGGCGGCCGATGCGCTTGGTCGGCTTGATGTGGGTCAGGGTGCCGTTGCCGTCGGTGGGCGGATCGTGGCTCTTGAGGGCGTCGAGGGCACCGACAGCATGCTTGAGCGTGTCGCGGGTCTGCGGGCTGCCGGAAGAATTTCGGCGCGTCGCAAGGGCGTGCTCGTAAAGCTCTGCAAGCCGCAGCAGGACATTCGCGCCGACTTGCCCTCGATGGGAATCTCCACGGTCGAGAATGCAAGCAGGGCCGGGCTTGCCGGCGTTGCGGTCGAAGCTGGCCGCGCGCTGGTGCTGGAACGAGACGCCGTGATCAAGGCGGCGAATGATGCCGGCCTGTTTGTCTGTGGTATCGATCGCGGCCTGCCATCCTGGGGATTGGAATGA
- the lpxB gene encoding lipid-A-disaccharide synthase, translating into MSKETLKVAIIAGEVSGDLLAADLIAALKERYAGLIELIGVGGEALEEQGLRSLFDFSELSIMGITQVIAKLPKLVRRIRQTAAAVIAAKPDVLIIVDSPDFTHRVAKRVRAALPDCPVVNYVCPSVWAWKEYRAQKMLGYVDHVLAVLPFEPEIMKKLGGPPTTYVGHRLTADPALLAARKLRAETKPRQTTDLRTIMLLPGSRGSEISKLLPHFGEAVQELSARNANLHFVLPTLARREAMIREMMDGWAVRPELVVGADAKWRAFAEADAAMAASGTVILELGLTGVPCVSTYQTDWIIKLMTSRIKTWTGAIPNLIADYAVVPEYINEVVRGASLARWMEKLSVDTLPRRAMVEGYDLVWERMRTEKPPGEHAAEIVLDVVQKKKPGHF; encoded by the coding sequence ATGAGCAAGGAAACTCTGAAGGTTGCGATTATAGCCGGCGAGGTTTCAGGTGACCTCCTCGCCGCGGATCTGATTGCTGCCCTGAAAGAGCGATACGCAGGCCTAATCGAGCTGATTGGGGTGGGCGGAGAGGCTCTGGAAGAACAGGGCTTGCGATCGCTTTTCGATTTCTCCGAGCTCTCGATTATGGGGATTACGCAGGTAATCGCGAAGCTGCCGAAGCTGGTTCGTCGCATCAGACAGACCGCAGCAGCCGTGATTGCGGCAAAGCCTGATGTCCTCATTATCGTCGATAGCCCTGATTTCACCCATCGCGTTGCCAAGCGTGTACGGGCCGCGCTGCCGGATTGCCCGGTCGTGAACTATGTCTGCCCGAGCGTTTGGGCGTGGAAGGAGTACCGCGCCCAGAAGATGCTTGGTTACGTCGACCACGTCCTCGCCGTCTTGCCGTTCGAACCCGAGATCATGAAAAAACTCGGCGGTCCGCCGACGACATATGTCGGACACCGGCTGACGGCGGATCCGGCGCTGCTCGCGGCGCGCAAATTGCGTGCCGAGACCAAGCCACGCCAGACGACGGATCTCCGGACGATTATGCTTCTGCCCGGATCGCGTGGTTCGGAGATCTCCAAGCTGCTCCCGCATTTTGGCGAGGCAGTTCAGGAACTTTCAGCTCGCAACGCCAATCTGCACTTCGTGCTGCCGACCCTGGCTCGCCGCGAAGCAATGATACGCGAAATGATGGACGGCTGGGCGGTAAGGCCGGAGCTCGTGGTCGGAGCCGATGCAAAATGGCGGGCATTTGCGGAAGCGGATGCTGCGATGGCGGCATCCGGCACTGTCATTCTTGAGCTGGGGCTGACCGGCGTCCCATGCGTGTCGACCTACCAGACCGACTGGATCATCAAGCTGATGACGAGCCGCATCAAGACGTGGACGGGGGCCATTCCCAACCTCATCGCCGACTATGCCGTCGTACCTGAATATATCAACGAGGTCGTTCGCGGAGCGAGCCTGGCGCGCTGGATGGAGAAGCTCTCCGTCGATACCCTGCCGCGCCGCGCGATGGTCGAGGGCTATGACCTTGTTTGGGAGCGCATGCGCACCGAGAAACCGCCCGGCGAGCACGCCGCCGAAATCGTGCTTGATGTCGTTCAAAAGAAAAAGCCCGGTCATTTCTGA
- the gltA gene encoding citrate synthase — protein MTEQSATLKIGDKSVDLAVKSGTIGPDVIDIGALYKNTASFTYDPGFTSTASCESKITYIDGDEGVLLHRGYPIEQLAEHGDFLEVCYLLLYGELPTAAQKKDFDYRVTHHTMVHEQMSRFFTGFRRDAHPMAVMCGCVGALSAFYHDSTDITDPHQRMVASLRMIAKMPTIAAMAYKYHIGQPFVYPKNDLDYASNFLRMCFAVPCEEYVVNPVLARAMDRIFILHADHEQNASTSTVRLAGSSGANPFACIAAGIACLWGPAHGGANEAALNMLQEIGSVDRIPEYVARAKDKNDPFRLMGFGHRVYKNYDPRAKIMQKTTHEVLGELGIKDDPLLEVAMELERIALTDEYFIEKKLYPNIDFYSGITLKALGFPTTMFTVLFALARTVGWIAQWNEMIEDPQQRIGRPRQLYIGEPKRDYVPVSKR, from the coding sequence ATGACGGAACAAAGCGCAACACTGAAAATCGGTGACAAATCAGTCGATCTCGCCGTCAAGAGCGGCACGATCGGCCCTGATGTCATCGATATCGGCGCCCTGTACAAGAACACGGCTTCCTTCACGTACGATCCTGGTTTCACCTCGACCGCATCCTGTGAATCGAAAATTACCTACATCGACGGCGACGAAGGCGTTCTTCTGCACCGCGGTTATCCGATCGAGCAGCTCGCCGAGCACGGCGACTTCCTCGAAGTCTGCTACCTGCTTCTCTACGGCGAACTGCCGACTGCAGCACAGAAGAAGGACTTCGACTATCGTGTAACGCACCATACGATGGTGCACGAGCAGATGAGCCGCTTCTTCACCGGCTTCCGCCGCGACGCACACCCGATGGCCGTTATGTGCGGCTGCGTCGGCGCCCTGTCGGCCTTCTATCATGACTCGACCGACATCACCGATCCGCACCAGCGCATGGTCGCTTCGCTGCGCATGATTGCCAAGATGCCGACGATCGCGGCGATGGCCTACAAGTACCATATCGGTCAGCCCTTCGTTTACCCGAAGAACGATCTCGACTACGCGTCGAACTTCCTGCGCATGTGCTTTGCCGTTCCTTGCGAGGAATATGTGGTCAATCCGGTGCTTGCCCGCGCCATGGACCGCATCTTCATCCTGCACGCCGATCACGAGCAGAACGCATCGACCTCGACCGTTCGTCTCGCCGGCTCCTCGGGTGCGAACCCGTTTGCCTGCATCGCGGCCGGCATCGCCTGCCTCTGGGGCCCCGCTCACGGCGGCGCCAACGAAGCAGCTCTCAACATGCTGCAGGAAATCGGCAGCGTTGACCGCATCCCTGAGTACGTCGCCCGTGCCAAGGACAAGAACGATCCGTTCCGCCTGATGGGCTTTGGTCATCGCGTCTACAAGAACTACGACCCGCGCGCCAAGATCATGCAGAAGACGACGCACGAAGTGCTCGGCGAACTCGGCATCAAGGACGATCCGCTCCTGGAAGTGGCAATGGAACTCGAGCGCATCGCGCTGACGGACGAGTACTTCATCGAGAAGAAGCTCTATCCGAACATCGACTTCTATTCCGGCATCACGCTGAAGGCTCTGGGCTTCCCCACGACCATGTTCACCGTGCTCTTCGCCCTGGCCCGTACCGTCGGCTGGATCGCTCAGTGGAACGAAATGATCGAGGATCCGCAGCAGCGGATCGGTCGTCCGCGTCAGCTCTACATCGGCGAGCCGAAGCGCGATTACGTTCCGGTTTCCAAGCGCTAA
- a CDS encoding ComEC/Rec2 family competence protein, whose amino-acid sequence MPELKTIEVDSGAPLATAGVSASAHVVIARRATPTFTQTSSRWPSKIARQASRRWSAGRLALAAELDHGRLFLCAPVLAGAGAVAWFEFDTDASLFRLGAWITFLALVFVAAGAGRPLPRRAALAGLLCVGGMLAAQIETWRAGTIILDSAVTTTLTGRVERREGDDKGRWRYILAVERTASPALKRMPERVSLLARGDAPIPIGSWIEVRARFTPPAGPALPGLNDFAFDAYFAGVGANGFAYGEPVEVAPDALSPRRSAPDTIVEGLYRLRSSIGERIRSILPGDTGAFAASLVTDERRAISDETTEALRQSGLAHIVAISGLNMALSAGIFFIGLRAVFGLFPAFAQAYPTKKIAAAGALAALTAYYLISGFAVSAERAYIMMAIMLVAALFDRPSISLRNVALSALLIILTSPSAVLGPSFQMSFAATLALVSGYVGWISGSMPGKALFVHPVFKPIGFVFRFFAGIALTSMIGGFSTALFSIEHFHRLSAYGLPANLMAMPVISFVVMPMGMLAMLLTPLGLDVLPWKIAGFGLDIVIDIAKTVSGWGGTVDVGRLPAWYFAVASLAFLLQTLLFTRLKYLGFAVMLIATACLRFLPGSPLPELLVSDDGSLVAVVDDEVLATNKPKPGEFIFNQWQRALAIEPQVPPLILTDVPPPPQKRDHERVVLTAKERRAATDLMRRSTETTQFSCAKSAWCAVTLKSGYLVVVVDNLAYLGSACDVADIVITPARVRLAQCRSGSLLFTGDSLRRTGALEIRIDDQGSPVINTAYTGLDRPWMRQRAYDWRTGAYADAVRQPSDTGGSARQAYPVP is encoded by the coding sequence ATGCCGGAGTTGAAGACGATCGAGGTCGACTCGGGCGCACCGCTTGCGACAGCAGGCGTATCCGCGTCGGCACACGTCGTGATCGCGCGTCGTGCAACGCCCACATTCACGCAAACGTCATCGCGGTGGCCGTCAAAAATCGCCCGGCAGGCAAGCAGGCGCTGGTCTGCCGGCAGGCTGGCGCTGGCCGCGGAACTGGATCATGGACGTCTGTTTCTTTGCGCGCCGGTGCTGGCAGGCGCTGGCGCCGTTGCCTGGTTCGAGTTCGACACCGACGCCTCATTGTTCAGGCTGGGCGCATGGATTACTTTCCTGGCCCTGGTCTTCGTCGCGGCGGGCGCCGGTCGACCGCTACCACGGCGCGCCGCACTTGCCGGTCTCCTTTGCGTCGGCGGCATGTTGGCAGCGCAGATAGAGACGTGGCGGGCAGGGACGATCATTCTCGATTCAGCCGTCACCACCACACTGACCGGTCGAGTCGAACGCCGCGAGGGTGATGACAAGGGCCGGTGGCGCTATATCCTCGCGGTGGAGCGAACTGCGTCACCGGCGCTGAAGCGCATGCCAGAACGTGTGTCTCTGCTGGCGCGCGGGGATGCGCCAATTCCGATCGGTAGCTGGATAGAAGTCCGTGCCCGCTTCACACCTCCAGCCGGGCCGGCGTTGCCCGGATTGAACGATTTCGCGTTCGACGCATATTTCGCTGGCGTCGGCGCAAATGGCTTTGCCTATGGTGAACCGGTCGAAGTCGCTCCTGATGCTCTGTCGCCACGGCGCTCGGCACCCGACACGATCGTCGAAGGCCTGTATCGGCTGAGAAGCAGCATCGGCGAGCGCATCCGGTCCATCCTGCCTGGCGATACCGGCGCCTTTGCCGCCTCGCTTGTCACCGACGAGCGCCGGGCGATCTCGGACGAGACGACCGAGGCCTTGCGTCAATCCGGGCTCGCCCATATCGTCGCCATTTCCGGGCTGAACATGGCGCTGTCAGCCGGCATTTTCTTTATTGGCCTACGAGCGGTCTTCGGCCTTTTCCCGGCCTTCGCGCAGGCCTATCCGACCAAGAAAATTGCTGCAGCCGGCGCGTTGGCCGCACTGACGGCCTACTATCTCATATCCGGCTTCGCGGTCTCGGCCGAACGAGCCTATATCATGATGGCGATCATGCTGGTCGCGGCGCTCTTCGACCGTCCCTCGATCAGCCTCCGTAACGTGGCGCTTTCTGCCCTGCTGATCATCCTGACATCGCCGTCGGCAGTGCTCGGACCAAGCTTTCAGATGTCGTTCGCCGCCACGCTGGCCCTAGTTTCGGGTTATGTCGGCTGGATAAGCGGCTCGATGCCCGGCAAGGCGCTATTCGTTCACCCCGTGTTCAAACCGATCGGCTTCGTGTTTCGCTTCTTCGCCGGCATTGCCCTGACGTCGATGATTGGCGGCTTCTCGACCGCACTCTTCTCAATCGAGCATTTTCACCGCCTGAGCGCCTATGGCCTGCCGGCGAACCTGATGGCGATGCCGGTTATCTCGTTCGTCGTCATGCCTATGGGCATGCTGGCAATGCTGCTGACGCCGCTCGGCCTTGACGTTCTGCCCTGGAAGATAGCGGGCTTCGGTCTGGATATCGTCATCGACATCGCCAAGACGGTGTCGGGCTGGGGAGGCACCGTCGACGTCGGCCGCCTTCCGGCATGGTACTTTGCCGTCGCCTCTCTGGCGTTCCTGTTGCAGACGCTGCTTTTCACGCGCCTCAAATATCTCGGCTTTGCCGTCATGCTCATCGCGACCGCCTGCCTCAGGTTTCTGCCGGGATCACCTTTGCCGGAGTTGCTCGTATCGGATGACGGCTCGCTGGTCGCAGTCGTCGACGACGAGGTGCTGGCGACCAACAAACCAAAGCCCGGAGAGTTCATCTTCAATCAATGGCAGCGGGCGCTGGCGATCGAGCCGCAAGTGCCGCCGCTGATCCTCACGGATGTCCCGCCGCCACCGCAAAAGCGGGATCACGAGCGTGTGGTCCTGACCGCGAAAGAGCGGCGCGCGGCGACCGATCTCATGCGTCGATCGACGGAAACGACGCAATTTTCCTGCGCAAAATCAGCGTGGTGCGCTGTGACTTTGAAGAGCGGCTATCTGGTCGTCGTCGTCGACAATCTCGCCTATCTCGGCTCAGCATGCGACGTTGCAGACATCGTCATCACGCCCGCTCGGGTGCGGCTTGCGCAGTGCAGGTCCGGATCGCTTCTGTTTACCGGCGATAGCCTTCGGCGAACCGGCGCCCTGGAAATACGCATTGATGACCAGGGATCACCGGTGATCAACACAGCATACACCGGCCTCGACCGTCCCTGGATGCGGCAGCGGGCCTATGATTGGCGCACCGGAGCCTATGCGGACGCCGTGCGGCAGCCTAGTGATACCGGCGGATCAGCCCGACAAGCTTACCCTGTACCTTGA
- the lexA gene encoding transcriptional repressor LexA, which yields MLTRKQQELLLFIHERMKESGVPPSFDEMKDALDLASKSGIHRLITALEERGFIRRLPNRARALEVIKLPEAYSPSIQPRRGFSPSVIEGSLGKPQPAPAPKPAPSADNGNSVSVPVMGRIAAGVPISAIQNNTHDISVPADMLASGEHYALEVKGDSMIEAGIFDGDTVIIRNGSTANPGDIVVALVDDEEATLKRFRRKGASIALEAANPAYETRIFGPDRVKVQGKLVGLIRRYH from the coding sequence ATGCTGACACGCAAGCAACAGGAGCTTCTTCTCTTCATTCACGAGCGAATGAAAGAGTCCGGCGTCCCGCCGTCCTTCGACGAAATGAAGGATGCACTCGACCTCGCTTCGAAGTCGGGCATTCATCGCCTCATCACCGCTCTCGAGGAGCGCGGCTTCATTCGTCGACTGCCGAACAGAGCGCGCGCGCTCGAGGTTATCAAGCTGCCGGAGGCATACAGCCCCAGCATTCAGCCTCGGCGTGGCTTTTCGCCCAGCGTGATCGAAGGCAGCCTTGGGAAGCCGCAACCTGCCCCTGCGCCGAAACCCGCCCCTAGTGCCGACAACGGCAATTCCGTCTCCGTGCCCGTCATGGGACGCATTGCTGCGGGCGTTCCGATTTCGGCAATCCAGAACAACACCCATGATATTTCGGTGCCAGCCGACATGCTGGCATCCGGCGAACATTACGCGCTTGAGGTCAAAGGCGACTCGATGATCGAGGCCGGCATTTTCGACGGCGATACGGTCATCATTCGCAATGGCAGCACGGCCAACCCCGGCGACATCGTCGTGGCCCTGGTCGACGACGAGGAAGCGACGTTGAAGCGCTTCCGCCGCAAGGGGGCATCGATCGCGCTGGAAGCCGCCAATCCGGCTTACGAAACGCGCATTTTCGGCCCTGACCGCGTCAAGGTACAGGGTAAGCTTGTCGGGCTGATCCGCCGGTATCACTAG
- a CDS encoding VOC family protein codes for MSEAHPLDHIVLPVANIGLARERLGKLGFTVAADARHPFGTENACVFFADKTYLEPLGIADTDIYETSLKKGNSFTSRDRAFRFRCGDEGMSAVVLGTSDADRDHARFQADKISGGDMLQFSRPMKMPDGTETTAAFRLAFAADLRAPDFFLFTCQRVNPLPADRKALETHDNGVTGIADIVLTAPDPKAFSLFMRHVSCSGAVREDAFGVSVIAPNARVCILSPDGLDAYFDLAAPAADRGLRGVAIVFKVGDLAVTEAHLAANGMTYTRKNNRILVKAAPGQGALFAFEEKR; via the coding sequence GTGAGTGAAGCCCATCCTCTTGATCACATCGTCCTGCCGGTGGCCAACATAGGTCTCGCCCGCGAGCGGCTCGGCAAGCTTGGCTTCACCGTGGCGGCTGATGCCCGTCATCCGTTTGGAACGGAAAACGCCTGCGTTTTCTTCGCCGACAAAACATATCTGGAACCACTCGGGATCGCGGACACCGATATTTACGAGACGTCGCTGAAGAAGGGGAACAGTTTCACATCTCGCGATCGGGCATTTCGGTTTCGCTGCGGCGATGAAGGCATGTCCGCGGTCGTTCTCGGCACCTCTGATGCTGACCGCGACCACGCCCGTTTTCAGGCCGACAAGATCAGCGGCGGTGACATGCTTCAGTTTTCCCGTCCGATGAAAATGCCGGATGGGACGGAAACGACAGCTGCCTTTCGGCTTGCTTTTGCGGCCGATCTGAGAGCGCCGGATTTCTTCCTGTTTACCTGCCAGCGGGTCAACCCCTTGCCCGCCGATCGCAAAGCATTGGAAACGCACGATAACGGGGTCACCGGTATTGCCGATATCGTTCTGACGGCGCCCGATCCCAAGGCATTCTCGCTCTTCATGCGGCATGTGTCGTGCTCAGGCGCCGTGCGCGAGGATGCGTTCGGGGTCAGCGTAATCGCGCCGAATGCGCGGGTTTGTATTCTTTCGCCGGATGGGCTCGACGCCTATTTCGATCTTGCGGCTCCCGCTGCGGATCGCGGTCTGCGAGGCGTTGCGATCGTCTTCAAGGTTGGCGATCTCGCCGTGACAGAAGCGCATTTGGCTGCTAACGGGATGACCTACACGCGCAAGAACAATCGAATTCTGGTGAAGGCTGCGCCCGGGCAGGGCGCGCTCTTCGCCTTCGAGGAGAAACGATGA
- the kdsA gene encoding 3-deoxy-8-phosphooctulonate synthase: MSQTNSEVVVGEGAGHVSFSNAGKLSLIAGPCQMESRDHAFMIAGVLKELCDKLGIGLVYKSSFDKANRTSLSAQRGIGLETALEVFADLKKEYGFPVLTDIHTEEQCAEVATVVDILQIPAFLSRQTDLLVAAAKTGRTINVKKGQFLAPWDMKNVLAKLNDSGNPNILLCERGASFGYNALVSDMRSLPIMAGLGAPVVFDATHSVQQPGGQGGSSGGQREFVETLARAAVAVGVAGVFVETHEDPDNAPSDGPNMVYLKDMPRLLEKLLAFDAIAKG; the protein is encoded by the coding sequence ATGAGCCAGACAAATTCCGAAGTCGTGGTTGGCGAAGGCGCCGGCCACGTCTCCTTTTCCAACGCAGGCAAGCTGTCTCTGATCGCCGGGCCCTGCCAGATGGAAAGCCGCGACCATGCGTTCATGATCGCCGGCGTTCTGAAGGAGCTCTGCGACAAGCTCGGCATTGGCCTCGTTTACAAGTCTTCCTTCGACAAGGCGAACCGGACGTCGCTCTCGGCACAGCGCGGCATCGGTCTCGAGACCGCACTCGAGGTGTTCGCTGATCTCAAGAAGGAATACGGCTTCCCTGTCTTGACCGACATTCACACCGAGGAACAATGCGCCGAGGTGGCCACTGTCGTCGACATCCTGCAGATCCCGGCCTTCCTCAGCCGTCAAACCGACCTGCTGGTCGCTGCCGCCAAGACCGGTCGCACCATCAACGTCAAGAAGGGCCAGTTCCTGGCTCCCTGGGACATGAAGAACGTGCTTGCCAAGCTCAACGACAGCGGCAACCCGAACATCCTGCTTTGCGAGCGCGGCGCCTCCTTCGGCTATAACGCACTGGTATCGGATATGCGTTCGCTGCCGATCATGGCGGGCCTTGGCGCTCCCGTGGTGTTCGATGCGACGCATTCGGTGCAGCAGCCGGGCGGGCAGGGTGGTTCCAGCGGCGGTCAGCGCGAGTTCGTCGAGACACTGGCACGCGCCGCCGTGGCTGTCGGCGTCGCGGGTGTGTTCGTCGAGACGCACGAAGATCCAGACAATGCTCCGTCGGATGGTCCGAACATGGTCTATCTCAAGGATATGCCGAGGCTTCTCGAAAAGCTCCTGGCCTTTGACGCCATCGCAAAGGGCTGA